The nucleotide window TTTATACTTATGATTGGTATTTCCAATGATGCTTTCAAAGATTAAATTGGAATAATAGGTATGCTGCTGTCCGGAATAATTTCTCAATCCAAAAAAGCTGTCCTGCTGATGATAAACGTACTGATTCATCCAGCCGATACTTTGATAAGGTTTTCCTTTAAAAATATATCCTGTTTTATTCCAGACCTGAAATCTTGAAATATCAATGCCTACCCCATAAAAAGGCTGTTTGTCCTGGCCTAATTTTTTATCAAAACCAATTTCTCCTGCCGTTCTTTCATCTCTGATAAAGTTAATTCCGAAATGAGACCCGAACCCCGACTTTTCAAGATCGTTATAATTCAGCAGATATGCTGCGTTGATCTGCGTTCCTTTTGGTCTGTCCAGAAAACCGTCATGATTCATATCCGTATTTCCGAAAGTTCCGTTTCCGTGCAGGAGGAACGTCTGTGACCATTTATCATTGATAGGAGAAACATTGGTAATATTGATTTCAGCCCTTCCATTGAAATCGGAAAAAAGATTCAGGGATGTTTCCGGCGTCTTTGCATTCTTCAAAAGTTCAGTATTGATCTGCCCTGTGATACTTTCATATCCGTTTGTTACAGTACTTCCTCCCTTGGTAAGCTGGATGCTTTCAATCCATCTGCCCGGGATAAAATTTAGACCATAGGCAGAAGCCAATCCTCTGATTTCTGGCAATTGTTCTTTTGTTAAGCTGGTATATTTCTGATCCAGACCAAGCATTTTCAGCTGTTTTGTTCCTGTAACGGCATTACTGAAAGAAACGTCCACTGTTGCATTGGTTTCGAAACTTTCAGAAAGATTACAACAAGCTGCCTTTAACAGCTCTTTTTTATCAATATTAAAAACAAGTCCGGCTTCTTTCTTACTTAAAGCTGTTGACGCCTTGGAACCGGTTACGACAACTCCATCAATATTCTTTTCATGCTGGGAATGATCTTCTTTAGCTGATGAGGTTTCATTGTTTTTATGATCTTCATGCTTTGTTTCTTCTTCGTAATGTGCTTTTGGATTAGGTTCACCAAAAGTAAAATCCCTGTCGTACAGACAACATGCCGGAAGTGCGTTGTAAACAGCATCCGAAGCTTTATATTTTTCATTGTCGTGACCAGCATCGGCAATAGCCTTTAAAATTTTATCTGATGAGGTTTTTGACGGATCAAAGTTTAAAATAACTGTTTGTTTCTCTGCATCCCATTCAGCAGTATCGGCACCGGCTTCTCTTGCTGCTTTTTCAATTCTGGCTTTACATGACGCACAGTTTCCTCTTACATAGAATTCATTTTCTTTTTTACCGGAAATCTTGGTGTCCGAATGATGTTCATGATGAGTTTCTGCCTTTGAAGGCTGCAGATCTCTATCATAATGACAGCATCCAGGAAGCCCTTCGTATGTTGTATCAGAAGCTTTGAACTTCTCATTATCATGGCCGGCTTCTGCTACTTTTTTTAAAATATCATCAGCAGATACCTTGTCTGTTTCTAATGTTAATGTTTGCAGATCAATGGAGTAAACTGCTGTTTTGGCACCTGCTTTTTTAGCTGCACTCTCAATTCTTGTTTTGCACATTTCACAGTTCCCTTTTACCTTGAACTGATTTTTTGAAAGTGTTTGAGCAGATATCAATTGTGTAAATAAGAATAATGCACCAAGTATCAACCTGGAAATATATAATTTCATTTTGTTTAAAGTTTTAATTAATTAAAAAACAGTTCACTATACGACATAATGAACCCTGGATATTTTAATTAACCTATCTTGGGCGGCTGCCAGATTTCTTTTAAACGGTCTGAGAGATAAGGGTCTGAATATTGAAACTGAGGATTCTTATTGGCTTTGTAATAAGACAGTTCCAAACGTAGATTTTTTGAGAAAGGGGTTTCAATAAAAGTGTAGCAGGCAACACATGATGAGCAGCAGTCATCATTACATGATTTTGTTTTATCATGTTTGCTTTCCTTTTTTGAAGAATGGTTTTTACAGCAGTCCATTTTCTTGGAAGACTCTGCTTTACAGCATGTTTCCTGCATTCCCTGCGCATAGAAATTATCCTTGGGAACCAGAAAGATTCCCAGACAAAATACTATTGCAAGTAGGTGAAACAGCTTCATATCTGCAAAAATAAGAAATTTATGGCAAAGGATCACCAACTTTCAGAGAACAGCTGTGCCACGGTTCACCATGGGCAGGATTTAATTTTGGTTTTTCTCCCATTGCGAGATTCTGTGCAGCAGGTGCAGGAGCTGGGGCCGAAGTTGTCTGTACTGCATTTTGAGCAGGTTGAGGAGCCGGAGCAGGCTTGCTGTTTAATGGTTGTCCTACAGGAATATCACACCGATGTCCGGGCTGCCCGTGGGGCGGATTCATTCCCGGAGCCGTTTTTACCTGTTTTCCGTTGTTATCAAGGGTAATTTTTCCAGGTGATAAAGCATTCGGGTCAATCTGTATGGTGTTGCCTCCGTTCACATTTACATTTTGTGTTGAAGGAGCAGCTGCAGCAGGTTGTCCGTTCAAAGGTTGTCCCACAGGAATATCGCATCGGTGTCCCGGCTGTCCGTGTGGAGGATTCATCCCCGGAGCTGTAGCCATAGGAGCGGGGGTCGGATTAGACTGAATGCCCGCCTGATCCATCAGCGTTGTTTTTGAGGTGGTATTAAAGGCTACGTTCGGTTGTCCGGCGTTAGCTTCTTCTTTTAAATAGGTAGCTCTTTCATCCTTTTTACAGGATGCAGCTAATAGTGATACGGCGATCAAACCTATAAATGTATTCTTCATATCCATGGGTATGAAAACAAAATTAGCAAAACATTTTCAATTGTTTTGCTAATTTTATACTTATAATTTGATTTTTGGATTAATTTTTTACCAAAAGTCTAAATCCTTCTCCGTGAACATTGATGATTTCCAATCCCTCGTCATCTTTTAACAGCTTACGAAGTTTTGCAATATATACGTCCATACTTCTTGCAGTAAAATAATTTTCTTTTTTCCAGATCTTTCTTAAAGCAAGATCTCTCGGCATGAAATCATTTCTGTGAATGCAAAGAAGCTTCAATAATTCATTTTCTTTAGGAGAAAGTTTGTATTCTTTATCTCCTACTTTCAGCTGTCTCAGCATAGAGTCGAAGAAAATGTTACTGATCTTAAACTGCTCCTGTTCTTCATTTTCCAAAGTGGAACTTCTCTGAAGAATTGCCTTGATTTTGTATAAAAGAAGCTCAGTATCGAAAGGTTTTGTGATATAATCATCAGCGCCTAACTGGTATCCCTTTAAGATATCTTCTCTCATATTTCTTGCGGTAAGGAATATGATCGGTGTATTTTTATCAATCTTTTTTACGTCTTCTGCTAATGAAAACCCGTCTTTTTTAGGCATCATTACATCAAATATGCAGATGTCGAATTCATTTTCTGTAAATTCTTTAAGTCCCTGCTCCCCGTCAGTGGCAAGAGTTACTTCAAAATTATTGATGGTCAAATAATCTTTAAGCACCGCCCCGAAACTCTGATCGTCCTCTACTAATAATATTCTGTTGCTCATAATTTTAATAATTAAAAATTAACAATTAAGAATGAACTTTCTCACTCTATCTTCTATATTTTGATATTTGGTTTTACTTTTTATAATTGATGAATGATCGTTGATAATTGATGTAAAAGAGATTTTTTATCATTTATCGCTTATCACCTGTCATTTATCTTTCTAGCTCATCGGCAGCTTGATCGTAAACGTACTTCCTTTTCCTTTATGGGAGTCCACGATAATCTGTCCTTTGTGCAGTTCTACAATTTTTTTAACGTAGGAAAGTCCTAATCCCTGTCCCTTTACGTTGTGTATATTTCCGGTTTCTTCCCTGAAGAATTTCTCGAAAATTTTGGTTTTATTCTGAGTATCCATTCCCATTCCTTTATCAGAAATTTCAATCACATACCAGTGTCCTTCATTTCTTGTTTTCACATGTATTTCCGGTGCTTCAGGAGAATATTTATTGGCATTATCCAGTAAGTTGACCAGCATGTTTGAGATATGGAATTCGTCTATTTTAAAATTATAATGATTGGCATTGAACTCCTGTGTAAGGGTACCGTTTCTTTGCTGTACAATCAGATTGAAAGATTCTGTAGTTTTTTTGATAAGTTCCCTGACATTGGTTTCTTTTAGGAAAAGCTCTACTTCATTTCTTTCAAGCTTAGACATATTAAGCACATTTTCCACCTGCTTTTTCATCCTCAGATTCTCCTGTTTGATCAGTTCGGAATAATATTTCACCTTATCCGGATTGGTAGCAATTTTGTCATTAGCCAATGAATCTGTTGCGACAGAAATGGTTGCCAATGGTGTTTTAAATTCATGGGACATATTGTTGATGAAGTCGGTTTTTACTTCAGCAAGCTTCTTCTGCCTCATCATATAATTGATGGAAATAATGTAAATCCCAAGAATTGTAAGAAGAGAAAGGAATGTTCCGAGCAGCATTGGCCAGTTGTTCATCGCCAGGGAATATTCTTTTTTAGGGAATACCAATGCAAGGCTGTATAAGGTATTTTTCTTATCTGCAAATAAAGGGAAGCTGTAGGTATTGCTGTCTTTTTTCTCTTTGTAAGCTTTGTTTGCTATACTTGTAAGCTTGTTGTTACGGTCAAGAACTCCGTATCCGAATTTAGCTGTAATTCCTCTTATTTTAAGCTCCTTCGCAATAACGGAATCAAGCGTTTTCGAATCAACTCTTTTGGTAATGGGAAGATTATTTCCGTATACCTTTACAAACTCCTTCATGGAATAATCACCGGTTTCAATTTCCTGGTTAATATCCGTGGTAAGAAGTTCGCGATTGGTCGTATCTCTCTTTATTTTGTAGGCTGCCTCGTCTGTATATAGCGTTGTCAGCTTAATAGAATCTCCTTTTTGAGAAATCGGAAGCTGCGTTTTTTCAATAATATTTTTGGAGTAGATGATCTGTCTCTGGGTGCCGGAGTCCTCCACCTGCTGAATCGTAGTTAAGGATGGCTGCTTACTGTTGGCAATAATATTTTTTCTGAAATCTTTGTAATCCTGATTCAGGTATTTGTCAGCTTCAATCTCTTCAATACTTTTTGAAGTACTTTCCAAAACCGCATACACTTTATTTGAAAAATCCTG belongs to Chryseobacterium gleum and includes:
- a CDS encoding TonB-dependent receptor domain-containing protein, whose translation is MKLYISRLILGALFLFTQLISAQTLSKNQFKVKGNCEMCKTRIESAAKKAGAKTAVYSIDLQTLTLETDKVSADDILKKVAEAGHDNEKFKASDTTYEGLPGCCHYDRDLQPSKAETHHEHHSDTKISGKKENEFYVRGNCASCKARIEKAAREAGADTAEWDAEKQTVILNFDPSKTSSDKILKAIADAGHDNEKYKASDAVYNALPACCLYDRDFTFGEPNPKAHYEEETKHEDHKNNETSSAKEDHSQHEKNIDGVVVTGSKASTALSKKEAGLVFNIDKKELLKAACCNLSESFETNATVDVSFSNAVTGTKQLKMLGLDQKYTSLTKEQLPEIRGLASAYGLNFIPGRWIESIQLTKGGSTVTNGYESITGQINTELLKNAKTPETSLNLFSDFNGRAEINITNVSPINDKWSQTFLLHGNGTFGNTDMNHDGFLDRPKGTQINAAYLLNYNDLEKSGFGSHFGINFIRDERTAGEIGFDKKLGQDKQPFYGVGIDISRFQVWNKTGYIFKGKPYQSIGWMNQYVYHQQDSFFGLRNYSGQQHTYYSNLIFESIIGNTNHKYKAGASFLYDGYKETYLLNDLRRNEIVPGIFAEYTLTGLKYTLVAGSRVDFHNLAGTQFTPRLNFKYDFTPQTILRLSAGRGFRTANVFAESQQYFASNRAINILSNGGNIYGLKPEIAWNYGASLQQEFKLFGRKSSIIADFFRTDFQDQVLVDLDQSPQQLTFYNLDGKSFANSFQTQWDFMPVKNLEVRLAYKYYNVQADYIRGRREVPFMAKHRGFVNLAYSTNKNNNGGFWSFDTTLNWVGKQRLPDTSANPAEFQLPAYSESYAVLNAQISRNFNKKIRAYLGGENLTSYYQKNAIVDFKNPFGSYFDGGMVYAPIMKANFYVGLDVTF
- a CDS encoding response regulator transcription factor — protein: MSNRILLVEDDQSFGAVLKDYLTINNFEVTLATDGEQGLKEFTENEFDICIFDVMMPKKDGFSLAEDVKKIDKNTPIIFLTARNMREDILKGYQLGADDYITKPFDTELLLYKIKAILQRSSTLENEEQEQFKISNIFFDSMLRQLKVGDKEYKLSPKENELLKLLCIHRNDFMPRDLALRKIWKKENYFTARSMDVYIAKLRKLLKDDEGLEIINVHGEGFRLLVKN
- a CDS encoding sensor histidine kinase, with protein sequence MNNKFIPIISVFMTISLIVFVTLQFYWLKGYYGVLEQDFSNKVYAVLESTSKSIEEIEADKYLNQDYKDFRKNIIANSKQPSLTTIQQVEDSGTQRQIIYSKNIIEKTQLPISQKGDSIKLTTLYTDEAAYKIKRDTTNRELLTTDINQEIETGDYSMKEFVKVYGNNLPITKRVDSKTLDSVIAKELKIRGITAKFGYGVLDRNNKLTSIANKAYKEKKDSNTYSFPLFADKKNTLYSLALVFPKKEYSLAMNNWPMLLGTFLSLLTILGIYIISINYMMRQKKLAEVKTDFINNMSHEFKTPLATISVATDSLANDKIATNPDKVKYYSELIKQENLRMKKQVENVLNMSKLERNEVELFLKETNVRELIKKTTESFNLIVQQRNGTLTQEFNANHYNFKIDEFHISNMLVNLLDNANKYSPEAPEIHVKTRNEGHWYVIEISDKGMGMDTQNKTKIFEKFFREETGNIHNVKGQGLGLSYVKKIVELHKGQIIVDSHKGKGSTFTIKLPMS